The DNA segment AATTGTCCCAAGCCATTAATGTCGAAATAATAGACCTCACCCGCTGCACCGGTATTCACACCAATTACCAGTTGTTTACTGGTGCTGCGCTGCATTTCAATGTCTTTGATCACGTATCCCGAAGGGAAAGTGTAAATCAGGCGTGACGAATTCGCAAGGATGTCGTATAGATAAACCTTGTTGCCAACAGTATAATAAAGTTGTTTTAGAATCGATGAAGTTGCAAAGTTATTTGCACTGCCGATTTCCGGACTATTCAGCATTTTTTGATTAATCCCGGGATAGGTGTTGTCAGCATCACCGGTCAGGGACAGCAAGTAGCGACCGGCATTATCTTCCATAATGCAGTACCATTCAATTCCCTCATCGCCTAAGATGGTTACGCCGCGGTCATAGGCAATCATTTTTTTACCGACGTTCGCCATATCGAAAGACATCGTTGGGGTTTCACGTGAACGTTCCAGGATTCTTGAGAAGTTTCCCATCTGCATAAAGGACATTGTGGTGTTGTCATAAAAATAGCTCAGGTTAAAATTGGCGGGGAAAACACCAGGGAATAAATCATAATTGCCGGGAATGCGTTCGGTGAAAGGGGTAACGTTTTGCGAAGTCGTACCGGAAATGCCAACGTACAAGCTGCGGTCTGCAACAATGAACTGTGAAAATTTTGAGGTGTTCATTGAAAATACTGGTGTGGTTTTGAACGGAAGTGATGTCGCCAAATTTGGAAGTACGGAACTTTTATCGCCAAGTTCCAACCAGTCGTTACTATTAAACCGATACGCATTTTGATCGGTAAAGTAATAGAAGAAACCACCTTTCCCGAAATTATATAAGCTTAATGGTTTTCCTGGATAGGTTTTATTGTTGGCGACTTCCATGGGGTTGTCAAAAATCACATCATCCGTCCGGATCAAAGAAACCTTGCCTTTTCCATCCTCGCTATTGACTACATACCATCCGTCTGGATAGAGCCCGTTTACGGTAATGATATAACGCTGAAGCGTATAAATGCCATTTCTGCTACTCGTCACCCTGTAAGTCATCGGATAAGTACCTGGACTTAAGGTTACTTTGATACGTAAGTTTTTAGATTGGGCAATGACTGTTGAATCAAGGGTCCAGCTGTAGGTAAATGAATCTCCTTCAGGCATTGTTTCTACCAATGTTGGCGTGATGACCAGCGAATCCAATTGAGCTACCGTAAAACTGGTAGTGGCATCCTTAATCTTAATATCGTTAATTTCCTGATATTTAAATGATTGATTGTCCTTGCTGCACGCAAATGTTAGCATGACTACAACAATCAGGCTGAGCTTTAAAAAATATTTTAAATACATAATATTAAAATTAAGGGAAGGAAATTTGTTGACCGTTCTCATCTAATAATGGACCATTTGCAGCTTCATAAGCGGCCAGTGCGATTCTTAGCGTAACAGGAAAGTTCAATTGACCGTCAAGCCCTATCTTTTCGTAAGAATAATCTGTGATACCCAGTGTTTTCACCATGAACTTGTATTTTACAGCGCTAAACTCCCCAAAATCTGACGAGAGTTCTGGCCAGTAAGCAGGTTCGATATACTGGCTGGTTACATCAATCTTCAGATATCTGAAATTTTCTTCAGTCTGCAGATTCGCGGTTGTAGCGGGTGTCGCGCCAAAAGTACCCAAAGTAAAGTCCTTGGTTTCTGCCGGTTCCAATACAATTCTATACACATTGCTTGCCATACCAACAGAGTTGATCAGTATAAGGGGATAATTAAATGTGGAGACTCCGGCTGGAATGACTACTTCTTTCAGCTCAAAATCCACTCCTGCAGTGGCATTCGTTCCTTCAACTGCTTTTAGCAGTACCGTACGCGGCTGATCGGACAGCTTCCCGGTAATGCGCAAGGGTATAAATAGGGTGTCCCTTTGTTTTTCAGTAGCTTGCAAGGCAAAAGAGTAACTTCTGATTCCAGTGGTATGTAAAAGTTGGTAAGTATAGGCAAAGAAACTAATGCCATTCTTTCCCTGATAGCTCTCGACTACCTCTTTCTTGCAGGAAAAAAGGCAGACTATGATCATAACACATAATAAGTATTTCATAATATCGGTTTGATTAGTTAGCATAATTCGGATTAAATTGAAGTTCAGCATCTGGAATTGGGAGTACATAATCCTTTGGTGTCATACTGATG comes from the Pedobacter sp. FW305-3-2-15-E-R2A2 genome and includes:
- a CDS encoding PKD-like family lipoprotein, which produces MYLKYFLKLSLIVVVMLTFACSKDNQSFKYQEINDIKIKDATTSFTVAQLDSLVITPTLVETMPEGDSFTYSWTLDSTVIAQSKNLRIKVTLSPGTYPMTYRVTSSRNGIYTLQRYIITVNGLYPDGWYVVNSEDGKGKVSLIRTDDVIFDNPMEVANNKTYPGKPLSLYNFGKGGFFYYFTDQNAYRFNSNDWLELGDKSSVLPNLATSLPFKTTPVFSMNTSKFSQFIVADRSLYVGISGTTSQNVTPFTERIPGNYDLFPGVFPANFNLSYFYDNTTMSFMQMGNFSRILERSRETPTMSFDMANVGKKMIAYDRGVTILGDEGIEWYCIMEDNAGRYLLSLTGDADNTYPGINQKMLNSPEIGSANNFATSSILKQLYYTVGNKVYLYDILANSSRLIYTFPSGYVIKDIEMQRSTSKQLVIGVNTGAAGEVYYFDINGLGQFSNNTFAKKFTGFGEIIQLAPARQNL
- a CDS encoding DUF4843 domain-containing protein, which produces MKYLLCVMIIVCLFSCKKEVVESYQGKNGISFFAYTYQLLHTTGIRSYSFALQATEKQRDTLFIPLRITGKLSDQPRTVLLKAVEGTNATAGVDFELKEVVIPAGVSTFNYPLILINSVGMASNVYRIVLEPAETKDFTLGTFGATPATTANLQTEENFRYLKIDVTSQYIEPAYWPELSSDFGEFSAVKYKFMVKTLGITDYSYEKIGLDGQLNFPVTLRIALAAYEAANGPLLDENGQQISFP